The genomic DNA GAGTTGCTGCCCCGCCCTCTCGAGGACAACGTGATCAACATCGGGATGGCACTCGAAATCCGCCAGTGGCGGGGTGGCCCCAGCACCTCTGCGACGTAACGGCCCAACCCGCGCGCTGGCGCAATTGCACCGTCGGAGCTGGATCTGCTGCCGTCGACGGCCGGCGTCGCTCACTCGAGGGTCTGCGGCGCCTGATGCTCGGGCAGGACCGCGACGTCTTCGTCCTCTGCCACCAGGCAGGCGCGGCAGAAGTCGATGCCGAACGGCGTGAGGTGGATCGACCGGCGGACGACCTTGTGCGCACGCACCGAGTGCATCGCGGCCAGCACGTCCGGTTGTGCCTCGACAACCTGGTATTCCAGCGGGTCGCGCAGTTGCTCCTGCGAGAACCAGATCAGGCCCAGCCGGAACAGGTTGTTGAGGTAGGCGGGCACGTTGTCGAGGTAACGGAGCCCCGCCCGCGGCCCGATCATGTTGAGGCCCGGAGCCACCAGGCGCGAGGACACCATGCCGATCGGGCCGCCCGTGCGGACGTCGACGGCCGGCTGTGGCCCGCCGCGCAGGAGCAACAACAGGATGCGCGCCTCGTCGGGCGCCATCTCCTCGAGGATGCGGGCGTACGCGGGGTGGCCGCGCTCGGTGTTCCACACGTCGCGCGAGCGGGTCAGCAGCGCCTGCCCTTGAGCGCGCAACGACTGCTCCATCTTGCGCTGGCGCTCTTCTTCCTCCTGCTGATGCGACACGTCGTGCGTCGTCGTCACGGTGTCACTGAGCGAGGCACTGACCTGGACCACGGCCTGCGACACCGATACACCGTTGGAGACGGCCTTCGCCAGGTCGCCGAAAACCGCGCCGGCCTGGGCGACGCCGGAGATCAGCTCGCGTGCGGAGTCGGCCGCGGATGTCGGATCAGCGACGATCTCGAGCGCGCGGCGACCCGTTTTGAGCCCCGCCACCAAGGTCCATTCGGCGGTACGCACCCAGGCCGTCGCGGCCAGGCGGACCAGACCGGGCAGCGCTTCGCCGATTTCGGCGCTCCTGGGTAGCAGTGACGAGGTCGGCTCCGCTGGCGGAGAAAACGTGGCGCTGAGCGGTCCCCACTGGGCGTGGCGTCGTCGGGGGCCCGGACGTTGGTCGTCACTCATGCCACACCGATTCCCAAGAAGATCGCATAGTGGAGGAAGCCACCGGCCGCGCCCATGATTGCGCCGTGTGCGTAGAGCATCCACTCATCTTCCCTGATGGCGGAACGCAGCATCTCGACGAAGTCGGTCGGTGCAAGTTCTTTGGTGCGCTGCGCGATCAGCGTGCGGATTTTCCCTGATTGCGCCTTCGAGAACTCTTCGTCCTTGAAGGGTGTCAGCGTCCGGCCGACGGCCTCGGCGGCGAAGCCGGCCTTGATGGAGTCGTAGGCCTGGGCGCCAAGCGCCACGCGCGCCGCGCCCCGGATGGGGCCGGCGGCCCGGTCGATGGCCGGGCCCAGTGCGGCGGCCATCATCTGGCGGGTGCGGTCGCCGCTCGGGCCGTCGATCAGGAAGTCGCCGATGCGTTCCAGCGTGATGACGTCGTCGGCGATGATCCCGGCGTACACCTCGGCGGCCTGCTCTTGCCGCTGGAGGAACAGGCCCTGGAACTTGATGCCGAAATAGCGGGTCGGCTCGGTCGGTTCGAAGATGAGCCACATACCGAGCGCATTGGTGATCCAGCCGACGATGACGCCGAGCGTCGGCAGCATCCACCAGGTGTGGAACCAGTGGTCGATGAACGCGACCGGGATGCCCAACAGGAACCCGAAGATGAAGCCGAAGTTGACCATCAGGTTCAGCTCGCGCTGGCCGATGTCCTTGAAGACGCGGATGACCAGGTCGGGGTTCTTGCGAAAGTGCTCGATCACCATGATCTTGGGGTCGAGCAGCTGATCGATGTGGATGCCGATCTCGGTGGTGATCGACTGCACGACCTCCGGCAGCTGCGACTGGACCCGCGCGACGAGCGCGCGTTTGCCGACGGTGGGCAGGTCGCGCCAGAACTGTGGGTCGTTGGCGATCATCACCTCATCGACGAGGCTCGCGATCTCGGGCTGGAAGAGCCTGACGATGTGCTCGGCGATCTTGTCAGGCTCGAGCTGCTGATAGAACTCGGCGGGCGTACCGAGCTTGGCGATGGCCTTGTCGGACGCGATCGAGCCCATCTTGGCCGCGCGGGCCGGCACGATGCCCTGCCAGCCGACGCCGCCCTGCAGGATGCCGGGGATCTCCTGCAGCTTGTGTGGCAACAGCCGGGCCAGCTCGGCCATCCCCGGGATTCTGAATCCGTGGAAGTTGACGGGATAGAACAGCATGATCAGGCCGGTCCAGTTGATGAGCCAGCCGATCACCGCGGTGAACAACGGAATGCTCAGGAATGCGAACCACGCCATGGGGGTGTCGATCTGGCTCAACGTCCAGTCGCGATTGACCAACCAACTCCAGAATTCGCCGAGCGTCGTCCTCACCGCCTTTCGTCCGAGCAAAGGTGATTCGCCGACGAGAATCGCTGTCCACCTGTGCGAATGCACATTAGCGGGTGAAGCGATGCCAGACCGCGACTTGACCGGGCATGAGGGTTAGAGACAGGTCACAGTCGGCCGATCTCTAGAGCGACCTACCCACCATTGCAGCCAGATCGGCGATGCGGTTGGAGTAGCCCCATTCGTTGTCGTACCACGAGACGACCTTGGCCTGGTTGGCGATGACCTTGGTCAGTCCCGCATCGAACAGCGAACTGTGCGGGTCGGTGACGATATCGGACGACACAATGGGCGCGTCGTAGTACTTGAGAATCCCCTTGAGCGGCCCCTCGGCGGCGGCCTGCATCGCCGCGTTGATCTCCTCGGCCGTCACCGACTTACCCAGCTCGGCCGTCAGATCGGTCACCGACCCGGTGGGCACCGGCACCCGCAACGCATACCCGTCGAGCTTGCCCTTGAGCTCGGGCAGCACCAGACCGATGGCCTTGGCCGCACCCGTGGACGTCGGCACGATGTTGATGGCCGCCGCGCGCGCCCGCCGCAGATCCTTGTGCGGCCCGTCCTGCAGATTCTGATCCTGCGTATAGGCGTGGATGGTCGTCATCAACCCACGCACGATGCCGAATTCGTCGTTGAGCACCTTGGCAATCGGACCCAGACAGTTCGTGGTGCACGAGGCGTTGGAGATGATGTTCTGGCTGCCGTCGTACTTGTCGTCGTTGACGCCCATCACGATGGTGATGTCCTCACCGGTCGCCGGTGCGGAGATGATGACCTTCTTGGCCCCGGCCTCCAAATGTCCCCGCGCTTTGGCGGCGTCGGTGAAGATGCCCGTCGACTCCACCACGATGTCCACACCGAGGTCGCCCCACGGCAGCGCGGCCGGACCTGCTTTGACAGCCAGCGCGGTGATCTTGGCGTCGCCCACCACCAACGTGTCGCCGTCGGCGCGGACCTCATGGGGCAGCCGGCCCAGGATCGAATCGAACTTCAACAGATGCGCTAGCGCATCGGTGGAGGTCAGGTCGTTGACCGCCACAATTTCCAGATCGGTGTTGATGCCCGCCGCCTGCTGCGCATCGAGCGCCCGGAAGAAGTTACGCCCGATGCGCCCGAAGCCGTTGACGCCGATCCGAATGGTCACTGCTGATCTCCTTAGATCTGGGTGGTGTTGCACCAAGTGAATCTTTTGTCGCGCAACAACTTTGGATGCGCAGTGGATATGTCGCCGGCGTTCATGTGGCGGAACCCGGTGCAAATCAAGGCCCTCAGGGGAGCTTGATCGTTCCAGTAGGGACCCTACACCAGTTACGACTTTTTGCAAGATACTTATGTACTGTAAATACCTAACTGGTCGGACCTTACGTTTGCTCAGGTCGGTCTCGCCTTGCTTGAATGGGAGCCATGGTGCAGAGCGGCACGTCGGTGACACCCACGGTCGGTGAGGTGTTCGCCGTGATCAGGGCCCACCGTGCCATCACCCGCAGCGAGATCGGCCGGATCACCGGACTGTCCCGGACGGCGGTGACGGCGCGCATCGCTGCGCTGCAAGCCCACGGCCTGGTGGTCGAACCCGACCACGCTGCGTCGACCGGTGGCCGCCCGGCCAGCCAACTCACGTTCAATGTCGACGCGGGAATCGTTCTCGCGGTGGCGATCGGGCGCAGCCGCACCCAGTTGGCGTTGTGCAATCTCGTCGGCGACATCCTCGCCACCACCGACATCAATCAAGAGCCCGGCATGGGTCCGGACGATCTGATGCCTGACCTGGTCAAGCACCTCGACGCCCTGCTCGACGACTCCGGGCACCGGGGCGACCGCGTTTTCGGGATCGGACTGAGCTTGCCGGGCACTGTCGACCAGCAGCGCGGAGCGAGTCTGGACTCTCCGAACATGAGCGGGTGGGACGGGGTGCCGTTGGCGCCGTACTTTCGGGGGCTCACCGACGCGCCGGTGGTTATGGACAACGACGCCAACGTCATTGCGCTTGCCGAACGGCGCGCAGGTCTCGCCGACGCCGACGACATGCTCGTGGTGAAGGCATCGACGGGGCTGGGCGCGGGAATCATCATGGGCGGTCGACTCCAGCGGGGCGCCGTGCAGGCCGCAGGGGACTTCGGTCATAGCAAGATCGCGGCGGCAGCAGGCATTCCGTGCCGTTGCGGTGACACGGGATGCGTCGAGGCTATTGCCGGTGGCTGGGCGATCGTGCGCGCGTTGCGCGACGATGGTTACCAGGTCAGTCACCTGCGTGACGTGGTGGCGCTGGCGCTCGGGGGTGATGCCAAGGCGCGCAGCATGATTCGTGAAAGCGGACGCCACGTTGGTGAGGTTCTCGCCGCCGCGGTGAACCTGATGAACCCCGCCGTCCTCGTTGTGGCCGGCGACATGGTGGGCGCCTACGACGTGTTCGTGGCGGGGCTGCGAGAAACGCTGTACGGCAACGCCAGCACGTTGTCGACCCGGACTCTGCAGATTGTGCCGTCGGTGCATCGAGAACGATCCGGCATTGTTGGCTGCGCAACGACGGTGCTCGATCACATCTTGAGCCCCAGCGTGATTGATGCATCGTTGGAGTCGGGTACTCGTGGGCGCTAACACCGTCCGCGTTGTGGCCGATAACAGTGGCATGACTTCATTACGTGCGGCCGGATTGACGCTTGTCGCGCTGTCGGTGCCCTGGTTGTCGGTGGCGACGGCGGGCGCCGATGCCGCCGCGCAACTCGGTGAAGTTCCGGTCGTGGCCTCGCCGACGTGTGGCGGCACGGTCAGTGCCGACGCCCAGGCGGCGCCCGTGCAGGCCGGCGATCAATTGGGCCACGGCGTCCGCGTCGCGATCCACTACGACGCCGGCATCTACGACGGATCGTGCACATTCACCGATGTTGCGACGTGGACCAATCTCGATACCGGCGCCTCAGGGCGCGGTGACATCACGGCGGTCTCCACGATCGACGGGCACTACGGATTCATCGGCTACGCCAACGCGTCATTCCCTACGGGCAGCGGCACCGTCGTCGTCACATTGAGTTCTCACCCGGGTGCCGAGCTGCGGATCACGGCGTAGTCGCCGGGGGCGCGCAGCGGTCGCCGTGACGTCGGGACCAGAGTGCTCAGCGTCTGTACTTCGTGGAACACGTCGACGCGTTGGAGTGCGGCTCCGTTCTCGGCGAGACGTGCGGTCAGCGTGGTGTCGAGTTCTCCGGACTGCAGCCAATGCAGATCACCGATGCTGTGTAGGGCATCAGTGTGGCCCGAAGCGGCGAGCCACGCATCTTCGCCGGCCCAGCGGGTAGCGGCGATCAGCCGACAGGAATCAGCGCTGGCCATCAGGGTGCACGTGAGGAAACCCAAACGCCCGCTGAGGTTTTCGGCGATCGCATCGGCGAGGACGTTGGCAAGCGATGCGGCGGTCTCGGGGTGTTGCAGCG from Mycolicibacterium phocaicum includes the following:
- a CDS encoding ROK family transcriptional regulator; the protein is MGAMVQSGTSVTPTVGEVFAVIRAHRAITRSEIGRITGLSRTAVTARIAALQAHGLVVEPDHAASTGGRPASQLTFNVDAGIVLAVAIGRSRTQLALCNLVGDILATTDINQEPGMGPDDLMPDLVKHLDALLDDSGHRGDRVFGIGLSLPGTVDQQRGASLDSPNMSGWDGVPLAPYFRGLTDAPVVMDNDANVIALAERRAGLADADDMLVVKASTGLGAGIIMGGRLQRGAVQAAGDFGHSKIAAAAGIPCRCGDTGCVEAIAGGWAIVRALRDDGYQVSHLRDVVALALGGDAKARSMIRESGRHVGEVLAAAVNLMNPAVLVVAGDMVGAYDVFVAGLRETLYGNASTLSTRTLQIVPSVHRERSGIVGCATTVLDHILSPSVIDASLESGTRGR
- the gap gene encoding type I glyceraldehyde-3-phosphate dehydrogenase encodes the protein MTIRIGVNGFGRIGRNFFRALDAQQAAGINTDLEIVAVNDLTSTDALAHLLKFDSILGRLPHEVRADGDTLVVGDAKITALAVKAGPAALPWGDLGVDIVVESTGIFTDAAKARGHLEAGAKKVIISAPATGEDITIVMGVNDDKYDGSQNIISNASCTTNCLGPIAKVLNDEFGIVRGLMTTIHAYTQDQNLQDGPHKDLRRARAAAINIVPTSTGAAKAIGLVLPELKGKLDGYALRVPVPTGSVTDLTAELGKSVTAEEINAAMQAAAEGPLKGILKYYDAPIVSSDIVTDPHSSLFDAGLTKVIANQAKVVSWYDNEWGYSNRIADLAAMVGRSL
- a CDS encoding Abi-alpha family protein yields the protein MSDDQRPGPRRRHAQWGPLSATFSPPAEPTSSLLPRSAEIGEALPGLVRLAATAWVRTAEWTLVAGLKTGRRALEIVADPTSAADSARELISGVAQAGAVFGDLAKAVSNGVSVSQAVVQVSASLSDTVTTTHDVSHQQEEEERQRKMEQSLRAQGQALLTRSRDVWNTERGHPAYARILEEMAPDEARILLLLLRGGPQPAVDVRTGGPIGMVSSRLVAPGLNMIGPRAGLRYLDNVPAYLNNLFRLGLIWFSQEQLRDPLEYQVVEAQPDVLAAMHSVRAHKVVRRSIHLTPFGIDFCRACLVAEDEDVAVLPEHQAPQTLE